Proteins encoded together in one Peptococcaceae bacterium window:
- the coaE gene encoding dephospho-CoA kinase (Dephospho-CoA kinase (CoaE) performs the final step in coenzyme A biosynthesis.) codes for MSTRLKKGEKHVLVVGLTGGIASGKSMISRCLKELGAEIIDADKLAREIVAPNTPAWQEIKEFFGEDVLDHKGCIDRKKLAEIVFNSEEARKKLNSIVHPRVIRLVEDALNELKKRKKGSPPVVVVDAPLLIEAGLTGLVDEVWVVAAPEEIQLERLMKRDKLTRRDAEKRLRSQMPLAEKLRYADRVIDNSGDADGTLEKVRSLWQELV; via the coding sequence TAAAAAAGGGGAGAAGCATGTGCTGGTAGTGGGTTTAACCGGGGGCATCGCTTCCGGTAAAAGCATGATATCGCGGTGCCTGAAGGAGCTGGGGGCGGAGATAATTGACGCCGACAAGCTGGCCAGGGAAATTGTGGCGCCGAACACCCCGGCGTGGCAGGAAATAAAAGAATTCTTCGGCGAGGATGTTCTTGACCATAAAGGGTGCATTGACCGCAAAAAGCTGGCTGAGATAGTGTTTAATTCCGAGGAAGCCAGGAAGAAGCTGAACAGCATCGTTCACCCGCGGGTGATCCGGTTGGTAGAAGATGCGCTCAACGAGTTAAAAAAAAGGAAAAAAGGATCTCCACCTGTCGTGGTGGTGGACGCCCCGCTTTTAATCGAGGCCGGGCTGACCGGCCTGGTGGACGAGGTGTGGGTTGTGGCGGCGCCGGAGGAGATACAGCTGGAAAGGTTGATGAAGAGGGATAAACTGACGCGCCGGGACGCTGAAAAACGACTGAGGTCACAGATGCCCCTTGCCGAGAAACTGCGGTACGCCGACCGGGTCATTGACAACAGCGGCGATGCGGATGGTACTCTTGAGAAGGTGCGCTCGCTTTGGCAGGAGCTGGTCTAA